GAATTTAATTCATAATTTTGCTTACTGACGCATAAATTTTTTGTCTAAACAATCTATGTATTTACACCAACTATAGAAGGTAAAACAATAGGCATTATTTCGTTGCCAAATTCTTGTGAAAACAGTTAAAACAAAATAGCTACTTCTATATTTATGGGGCAGTATATGCAAGTAACAAAGATAATTGATACCTACGATCAGGGCGCAGTAGATTATGAGCAGATTATGTTGCGTTACTGGCATATTGATCGTCAACCACTGATTGATTCTTTACAGCTTAAACCTGGGCAAACTGTGCTTGATGCTGCTGTTGGCACAGGACTTAATCTTCCCGCATACCCTGAAGAAGTCAGTGTTGTAGGTGTAGATTTATCTGAGAAAATGATGGATGAAGCCCAGAAAAAGCGTGTATCCGCAGATATAACTTTTAAAGTATCTGATTTGCTAAATTTGGATTTTCCTGATAATACTTTTGATGCTGCTGCATCAGGATTTACTCTTTGTGTTGTTACCGATCCTGTACGCGCTCTGGATGAGATTTTACGCGTTACTAAACCTGGTGCATATATCGCCATTTTGGATTACTGTAAATCACGAGACCCAGAGATTCAGAAGTGGCAAGAATTAATATTTGATGCAGCTTTAGAAATTGGGTTTCCTACTGGCAAAATTAAGTGGAATGCGTTGATGGATTACGATAAATTAATTTACAACAATCAGTTGCCAATTGAAGTACTACGAGACGAACGCATAGAAAGTCAAAACCCATTTTTATGCGGTTGCCAATTATTACTACGAAATTTGAAGGGTTAAGTACTATTTTAGCGGAAACAATTTAGTAGGATGTTTTAGGCGCAGATTGGGAGCTAATTCATCACAACAACTATATACAAGCGCCTAACTCACCATCATAATTTGGCTACAAAAAAATCTGTTTCAGATTTACATGGAATTGGTATCAGAGCCTCATTTTTGTACTTTTTGTAATTTTGAGATGGTAGCTTTTCATAAACTAAAAAGCTAACACATAAAACAACTGGAATACCAACAATAACTAAAGTACACTTCCAAGCAAAAAATATGATTCTCATGTTGACTAACTCATCAAACTAGGAAGCAATTATTCTAAGCACAACTTTTTTAAATAACTCTCTACGGAATTCAGCAAAATCTTCGATAAACTCACTCATTTTTCTTCGCAAAGCTACCAATTCATCAACTACAATATTGTGATGCTTAAGAGGCGAACTAAATTGCAAAGTTATTTTTTGAAAATTAGTCACGATGAATACACCACTGAAACTGCTCTACTTATGAAGCCCAAAACTCCCAAGCAGATCGCTACTTCGACGAAAATTTTTCAGGGGTTATAAAATCAAGTTGAATTTTTCTCCCAAGATGAGCAAAATAATTTGCCCAGCGGGAAAAACTTGCTCATAATATTGTTAATTTTCGTAAAATTACTGACTTTAGGACTAGAATCCTGATATCTACCTAGCTAAACTATCTAGAGTGCATCTGTACTGCTCGTTCATCAAATCCTAGATGTGGCGCTATTGCCTTAATGATTCCAGTACAACTTATCCTCAAAAACTTCCTTAGTTACCGTGATGCTACTTTAGATTTTCGTGGTTTGCATACGGCTTGTATTTGTGGTTCTAATGGCGCAGGTAAATCGTCTCTGCTCGAAGCGATTACATGGGCAATTTGGGGTGAAAGTCGAGCTTCAACTGAAGATGATGTCATCCATGCTGGGGCGAAAGAAGTCCGCGTTGATTTCACATTCCACATTAACCAGCAAAAGTATCGAGTGATTCGCACACGAATTCGCGGTGCAACTAGTGTTTTAGAATTTCAAATTGAAACACCTTCTGGGTTTCGTCCACTCACTGGTAAAGGAGTACGGGCAACCCAGGATTTGATTTTAGAACATATCAAGCTCGATTACGATACTTTTATTAATTCCGCTTATTTGCGTCAAGGCCGTGCTGATGAATTCATGCTGAAGCGCCCGACAGAACGCAAGGAAATTTTAGCAGAGTTGTTAAAACTGACGCAGTATGATGACTTGGAAGAACGAGCCAAAGAATCTTCCCGCCAATTTAAAGCCAGAGCAGAAGAATTAGAACGTTCTTTGGAATCGATTAAAACCCAACTGCAACAGCGAGAATTTACAGCAGCACAAAGAGCAGAATTAGAAGCCGAACTGAATCAGCTACAACAGGTACAAGCTTTTGAGAATATTCAATTACAAAGTTTGCAAGTTGTTCAGCATCAGCGGCAAAATTGGGAACAACAACTCAGCTTTGTGAGGCAACAATACCAAAATTTAACCCAAGATTGCGATCGCCTCCACCAAGAACAATCATCCGTTAAAACCCAGCTGGCAGATTTGACGGCTACTTTAAATCAAGAAGCAGAAATTAAAAACGGTTACGCCCATTACCAAAGCTTACAATCTCAAGAAGAAGCTTTTGCAGCTAAGTTTGAGCAACACACCCGCGCCACAGCACTGCGTCAACAAAAGCAGCAGCAACTAACTGGGCAAATTCATGATATTGAAAGAAAACTGCAACAAGCACAAGCGCAACTTGAAGCGTTAGCCCAGCAAGAACAAGAAATTCAGCAAACTCTGAGTAAATCAGGCGAAGTTGAGGCGGCTTTAGGACAACTCAGCGCCGCGCGTCGCCGGGTGGTTCAGTTGGATGAATTGCAAATGCAAGTTTTGCCTTTATTACAACAGCGCCAAAGTTTGCAAAGTCACTTAGATAGAATTCAAGCTAGTTTAGTCGCCAGGTTAGAACAAATACAAGCCACAGAAAATCAACTGCAACGCTCCTCACAACGCTACCCCGAACTGCAACAAGCCGTGATGGCTGTAGCAATGCAGATTGAACAAATGGAGAAAGATAAAGTTTATTTGCAACGCATCCAAGAAAAAGGCCAGGAAAGAAGACACTTTATTGAAAGACTGCAAGCACAGCAACGCGAATATGAAAGGTTATTGGGTGAATTAGATCAAAAACTCCAAATGTTGCGTAATCCAGACGCAATTTGTCCTTTGTGCGAACGTCCTTTAGATGAACATCACTGGAATCGAGTCGCAGATAAAACCAAAGCTGAATACAAAGACACAGAGGAACAATTGTGGGTATTTCGGGAACAGATGGCTTGTACAGATCGAGAAATTCAAGTACTCAGGCAGAAATATCGAGAAGTATCCCAAAATCTATCACCTTATGACTCTTTGCGAGAACAGCGCGGACAATTAGCCGCCCAACTGGAATCAACAAGCGATGCTGAAGAACAGTTAAACCAACTAACACAAGAAAGACAACATTTAGAGCGATCGCTCCAAATTGGTGATTATGCCCACGATAAACAACAAGAACTACGACAATTAGACGAATATCTGCAACAATTAAATTACAATGAGCAAGACCATGCCTTAGCGCGGAGTGAAGTTGAAAGATGGCGCTGGGCGGAAATTAAACAAGGGCAAATTAAGGATGCACTGAAACGCCAAACACACCTAGCAGCCCGCAAACCAGAATTACAAGCGGCGATCGCCCAATTACAAATTAGAATTCAGCAAGAGCAAACTGATTCTGACTGCGCCCAACAAATTGCAGCGCTTGAGCGTCAAATTGCTGAAATTGGTTACAGTTCAGAGCAACACAATAATTTACGTCAAGCAGTCCGCCAAGGTCAAGCTTGGCAGTTACGCTATCAACAATTGTTATCAGCCCAACAGCAATATCCCCAACTGCAAGGGAGATTACAAGAACTAGAAGCGGCGAAAACTACTCGGTTGAACGAGCGACAAAAACTCGCCAGCCAAATTGATGAAATTGTTCAACAACTAGCCCAGTCTGCCAACCCCATTGAGCAAATTCAAGCTTTAGAACAGCAGTTAGCTATCCGCAGACGACAACTTGATGAACAAATTGCCAAGTTGGGGCGTTTGGAACAACTCGCCCATCAACTAGAAACTTTGCAAGTGCAGTACGAAGAACAACAACAACAGCTGCAAGCTTGCAAGAAACAATACCGGGTTTACCACGAGTTAGCCCTGGCATTTGGTAAAAATGGTATCCAAGCTTTAATGATTGAAAACGTCTTGCCGCAGCTGGAAGCAGAGACAAATCAATTGTTATCACGATTGAGTGCAAATCAGTTACATGTGCAATTTATTACTCAAAAAGCAGGTAGAAGTGGTAAATCTACCAAGAAGAATGCCAAGCTGATAGACACCTTAGACATTTTAATTGCCGATGCTAAGGGAACCCGCGCTTATGAGACTTACTCTGGTGGCGAAGCCTTTAGAATTAACTTTGCCATCCGGTTAGCAATGGCGAAATTATTAGCCCAACGGGCGGGGGCGGCGTTGCAATTGTTAATTATAGATGAAGGCTTTGGGACACAAGATGCGGAAGGATGCGATCGCTTGATTGCAGCCATAAATGCGATCGCCTCTGATTTCGCCTGCATCCTCACAGTTACCCACATGCCCCACCTCAAAGAAGCCTTTCAAGCCAGAATTGAAGTGCATAAAACTCAACAAGGTTCACAGGTACAGTTATTGGTTTAAAAACATTTGAGTGCTTATTTCACCAATATTATTTGGCGTTGCATAAATGCGGGATGAATTGAGACTTTTATACAAAGCAGAATATTGATTCTTTGCGTATTTGCGCCTACTCTGCGAGAACGGCTTCGCCGAATGCACGAGATAAAAATCATCCCACTAATCAGCAACGCCGATTATTTAACACGGATTTCTATACTCAAAATATCTGGGAATTTAACTTTTAAACGCAGAGAATCGCTGAGGTAAATGCAAAGGCACACAGAGTTTTTATTCAGGTATTTACCATTAAATGATTAGCTCATGATTTTCTATCAAAAGTAATATTTCTTTAATAAGATTATCTTTTATCAACCAACTTCTATAGTGAATTTTTGGCGTTTGTCATAAATGGTTTAAAAAAACCTTAAAACTAGCGAGTCATCTTGGTTACATCTGCTAGTCTCTCAAGCAGGAGATAGTCGGGAATTATTTATCACTCACTAAAAATTTTCCCACCAGCGATCGCAACAACAAAGCACAAGTTTTTCCTGATTGGCGCTGGGAATAATTTGTCGTGAGTATGATGGCCGTTACTGCATAGACAACTACACTAGCTTACTGAACAAAGGCAAAATCCTGTTGTATACGGAAATTTGATATGACTTTAGCAATCTCCCCACAAACAAAGCCTTTAACAGACGAAGAATTGCATAAAATCAACGCTTACTGGCGGGCGGCAAACTATTTGTCAGTAGGGCAAATATATTTACTCGACAATCCACTGCTAAAAGAACCACTCAAAATAGAACATGTTAAACCCCGACTTTTAGGTCACTGGGGAACTACACCAGGGCTAAATTTTATCTATGTTCACCTCAACCGCATCATCAAAAAATATGATACGGACATGATTTATATTGCCGGGCCTGGTCATGGTGGCCCTGGTTTAGTCGCTAATACCTACCTAGAAGGAACTTACAGCGAATATTACCCCAACATTTCCCAGGATGCTGAAGGGATGAAGCAGCTATTCAAACAGTTCTCTTTTCCTGGTGGGATTCCTAGCCACGTCGCCCCAGAAACCCCTGGTTCAATTCACGAAGGTGGCGAGTTGGGTTATGCCCTAGTTCACGCTTACGGTGCTGCTTTTGACAATCCTGATTTGATTGTGGCAGCGGTTGTGGGTGATGGTGAAGCTGAAACTGGGGCTTTAGCTGCAAGTTGGCATTCCAATAAATTTCTTAACCCAGTCAATGATGGGGCAGTTTTGCCGATTCTGCACCTCAATGGGTATAAAATTGCTAACCCAACAGTGTTATCACGGTTAAGCGATGCAGAAGTAGAAAGTTTATTTGTGGGCTATGGTTACAAACCTTACTTCGTTGAAGGTTCTGATCCCACAGACGTGCATCAGCAGATGGCAGCTACATTAGATACAGTCATTTCCGAAATTCAAAACATCCAAAGAGAAGCCCGCATACATGGATTTAAAGAACGTCCGCGCTGGCCGATGATTGTGTTGCGTACCCCCAAAGGCTGGACAGGGCCAAAAGAAGTTGATGGTAAGAAAACCGAAGATTTTTGGCGATCGCATCAAGTCCCCTTTGGAGCGATCGCGCAACAGCCAGAACATCTAAAATTACTCGAAGACTGGATGAAGAGTTACAAGCCCGAAGAACTCTTCGACACTAACGGCAAACTCATCCCCGAACTCGCCCAATTAGCCCCCACAGGTCTGCGACGGATGGGCGACAATCCCCACGCCAACGGCGGTATCTTGTTGCGTGACCTGAAAATGCCCAAATTCCAAGATTATGCCGTCAATGTTACTCAACCCGGCAAAATCGAAGCAGAAGCCACCAGAGTCACAGGCCAATTTCTGCGGGATGTGATGAAACTCAACATGGAAAGCCGGAACTTCCGCGTTTTTGGCCCTGATGAAACAGCATCCAATCGCTTAGATGCGTTGTTTGAAGTCACAGATAGAACTTGGGTTTCTAAAATTCTGCCCGAAGATGAACACCTCTCACCCAACGGTCGGGTGATGGAAATTCTCAGCGAAACCAATTGTCAAGGTTGGTTAGAAGGTTATCTTCTCACAGGTCGTCACGGGTTCTTCTCCTGCTACGAAGCATTCATCCACATCATTGACTCCATGTTCAACCAGCACGCCAAATGGTTGAAAACCACCCGTCATATTTCCTGGCGTAGACCGATCGCTTCTCTAAATTATTTACTCACCTCTCATGTTTGGCGGCAAGACCACAACGGTTTCTCTCACCAAGACCCTGGTTTTATCGACCATGTAGTCAACAAAAAATCAGAAGTCATTCGCGTCTATCTTCCCCCCGATGCCAACACCTTACTGTCCGTCACCGACCACTGCTTAAGAAGCCGTAACTACGTCAACGTCATCATCGCCGGCAAACAACCAGCCTTGCAGTATCTTGATATAGATGCAGCCATTAAACACTGCACCAAAGGCATTGGTATTTGGGAATGGGCGAGTAGCGACCAAGGAAGTGAACCAGATGTAGTCATGGCTTGTGCGGGTGATGTGCCTACCTTAGAAACCTTGGCTGCGGTGGATATGCTGCGTCAGTACTTCCCCGACTTAAAAGTTAGGGTGGTTAACGTCGTAGATTTGATGACATTACAGCCAAAAAGTGAGCATCCTCACGGTTTGAGTCCCAAAGACTTCGATACAATTTTCACAACTGATAAACCAGTTATCTTCGCTTTTCATGGCTATCCCTGGTTAATCCATCGGTTGACCTATCGCCATACCAATCATCAAAACCTCCATGTGCGTGGCTACAAGGAAGAAGGAACGACCACAACTCCCTTTGACATGGTGGTTCTCAATGACCTCGATCGCTATCATTTAGTTATGGATGTCATTGATCGCGTGCCACAACTAGGTTCCAAAGCAGCATACATCAAACAACGCCTACAAGATAAGCTGATCGAACACAAGCACTACATTTCCCAACACGGCGAAGACCTACCCGAAGTTCGCCACTGGCAGTGGCCGTATTAAATTCTGAAGTATGAAGTATGAAGTGTGAAATTTCATACTTCATACTTTCCTGAAACCTTAAAAGATGTCTAGCAAAATCAATTTAGGTGTCTAAGACTGTCACGATCAACTCAGTCAGACCAAAATTAACCCAGCTAAATGCAGCGTTGAAACTAAGAACAGACCTGGGTTGTTCTCAAATTAGGAGGTTGAACTTTGACGAAGTTGAAAGTTGGTATTAATGGATTTGGTCGTATTGGTCGGCTAGTGCTGCGTGCTGGCATTTATAACCCTAACATTGAGTTTGTCGGCATTAACGACTTAGTACCACCAGATAACCTGGCTTATCTGTTGAAATACGATTCCACTCACGGTCAGTTTAAAGGCAAGGTGGAAGCCAAGGAAGACGGCATTGTCATTGATGAACATTTTATTCCTTGCGTGTCTGTGAGAAATCCTGCCGAATTACCTTGGGGTAAATTAGGCGTAGACTATGTAGTTGAATCTACCGGACTCTTCACTGATTATGAAGGTGCCAGCAAACACCTGACAGCAGGAGCAAAGCGGGTTATTATCTCTGCTCCAACAAAAGATCCAGACAGAGTTCCAACTTTGTTGATGGGTGTAAATCATGACTTATTCGACCCCAGCAAGCATTTGATCGTTTCCAATGCCAGCTGCACTACAAATTGTCTGGCTCCCGTTGCCAAAGTCATCAATGATAACTTCGGTTTAACCGAAGGGTTGATGACTACAGTTCATGCTATGACTGCTACTCAACCCACCGTAGACGGCCCCAGTAAAAAAGACTGGCGGGGTGGTCGAGGCGCAGCCCAAAATATTATTCCCTCATCCACAGGTGCCGCTAAAGCTGTGGCTTTAGTATTACCAGAGTTAAAGGGTAAGTTAACAGGGATGGCACTACGCGTTCCTACCCCTGATGTTTCGGTAGTTGACCTCACCTTCAAAACTGCAAAATCTACCAGTTACAAAGAAATCTGTGCGGCAATGCAGCAAGCTGCGTCAGGTCAACTAGCAGGTATTTTGGGCTACACAGACGAAGAAGTAGTATCTACAGATTTCCAGGGTGATACTCGTTCTAGTATTTTCGATGCAGGTGCTGGAATTGAGCTAAACTCCAACTTCTTCAAAGTTGTTTCTTGGTATGACAACGAATGGGGCTACTCAAATCGGGTAGTAGACCAACTGTTGTCTATGGCACAGAAAGAACAACTATTGGCTGTAGCTGCTTAAAAAGTTTGAAGTGTGAAGTATCAATTTCATACTTCACACTTCAAACTGTATAAAAAAGTGTTTTTACATACAAAAGGAGTGATATGAAGCACAAGTGATATGGATGCAATAGGCAATCGCTCAAGGCATTTATATCGCAATTTATACTTGAAACCTAATCCCTATGCGTCGAACCAAAATTATTTGCACTGTTGGCCCTGCTAGTTCTGCACCAGAAAAACTGCAAGCGCTTGTCGAAGCTGGAATGAATGTAGCAAGGTTGAATTTTTCACACGGCGCTCATGAATTTCACGGGCAAACGGCTAAGTATTTACGGCAAATTAGTGCCGATCGCCAAAAGCCAGTGGCAATTATGCAAGACCTTTGTGGCCCGAAAATTCGTTTAGGAGTTTTACCGCCAGAAGGACTAAATGTCGAAGCTGGTGAAGAAGTTACATTTGTCTTGCAGGACAAAGGCAATAGTATCGACGAACTGCCTTTACCTTTGCCCACTTTGTTCGCAATGGTGAGACCGGGGGAACCGATTTTAATTAATGATGGACGCGTCAAATTAATTGTTACTGATCGCGATGCCGATAAAATTCGGGCGTTAGTAAAAATTGGCGGTTTAATTTCCACTCACAAGGGAGTTAATTTGCCAGAAACACCGCTACCCGTGAGTTCGATCACCGAAAAAGACTTAATGGATCTACGCTTTGGCATTCAGATAGGTGTAGATTTTGCGGCGGTTTCCTTTGTGCGATCGCCCCAAGATTTAGAACCAGCCCAGCGTATGATCGAAGCCGCCGGTGCTGCTATACGTTTAATTGCCAAAATCGAAAGACCAGAGGCAGTTGAGCGTTTTGACTCCATCTTACAAGTCGCTGACGGCATTATGATTGCCCGTGGCGATTTAGGCGTAGAAGTGCCAATTCACGAAGTCCCCCTGATTCAAAAGGATATTATTCGCCGTTGTAATCAGGCAGGCAAACCAGTGATTACCGCTACCCAAATGCTGGAGTCGATGATTAGTTCACCAGACCCCACCCGCGCCGAAGCCACCGACGTAGCTAACTCCATTTTGGATGGTACTGATGCCGTCATGCTATCTGGAGAAACAGCCGTCGGGCAGTATCCTGAAGCGGCGGTGCAAATTATGCACAACATCGCTGTACGGACAGAACAAGCTTTGCAAGAAGGTGGTAAACATTCCTGGTGTCACGAAGCAGGCAGCCTCAGCGTTACCGAATCGGTGGCAGAAGCAGTATGTCGCATCGCTTATGAAACAGGCGCAAAGGCAATTCTTTGTAATACTACATCTGGCAGTACCGCCAAATTAGTTTCAAAATACCGTCCTTCCGCGCCAATTATTGCCCTCACCCCTGATGAAAATTCCTATCGCCAATTAGCGCTTTCTTGGGGAGTCGAACCTATATTCATTCCCCCAGTTCACAATGCGGAGGAAATGTTTATCAACGTCGTCAACACAGTTGCAGACACGGGTTTAGTGAATGAAGGCGATAAAGTAGTAATTACTTCCGGCGTTCCAATTGGTAAATCAGGCACAACTAGTTTAATCAAAGTGCATTCTATTGGACAGCCAATTCTGGCGTGACGTAACTAGAATAAGGCTAAGGCTTCAGTCAGCAAAAGGCAATGATGAAGAAAAGTTGCCAAAATCAGAATTTTAGCAACCGTAGAGAGTGTAAATACATAGGGGAATTAGGTAAATCCTACACAAATCACCATCACGGAGTTTTTTATGTCTAAAAATTTACTAGAACAGTTGCGGGAATTTACTGTAGTTGTTGCTGATACTGGCGATATTAAAGCCATTGAAAAATTCACCCCTAGAGACGCTACCACCAATCCTTCCCTGATTACTGCTGCGGCACAGATGCCAGAGTATCAGGACATTGTTGATGAGACTTTATTGCAAGCCAAAAAAGATGCTGGTACTGGTGCTAGTCAAGCCCAAATTGTTTCTCTAGCATTTGACCGGTTGGCGGTATCTTTTGGTTTGAAGATTTTGCAAATCATTCCCGGTCGCGTTTCCACAGAAGTAGATGCGCGTTTGTCTTACGATACCGAAGCGACAGTTACCAAAGGTAGAGAAATCATTGCTCAGTATAAAGCCGCTGGTATTGGCCCTGAAAGAATTTTGATTAAAATTGCTAGTACCTGGGAAGGAATTAAAGCAGCAGAAATTCTCGAAAAAGAAGGCATTCACTGTAACTTAACTCTATTGTTTGGTTTGCATCAAGCGATCGCTTGTGCAGAAGCAGGCGTTACCTTAATTTCTCCCTTCGTCGGTCGGATTCTTGACTGGTACAAGAAATCAACCGGACGCGACAGCTACCCCTCTGCTGAAGATC
This window of the Nostoc sp. HK-01 genome carries:
- a CDS encoding type 11 methyltransferase; translation: MGQYMQVTKIIDTYDQGAVDYEQIMLRYWHIDRQPLIDSLQLKPGQTVLDAAVGTGLNLPAYPEEVSVVGVDLSEKMMDEAQKKRVSADITFKVSDLLNLDFPDNTFDAAASGFTLCVVTDPVRALDEILRVTKPGAYIAILDYCKSRDPEIQKWQELIFDAALEIGFPTGKIKWNALMDYDKLIYNNQLPIEVLRDERIESQNPFLCGCQLLLRNLKG
- a CDS encoding exonuclease SbcC, with the translated sequence MIPVQLILKNFLSYRDATLDFRGLHTACICGSNGAGKSSLLEAITWAIWGESRASTEDDVIHAGAKEVRVDFTFHINQQKYRVIRTRIRGATSVLEFQIETPSGFRPLTGKGVRATQDLILEHIKLDYDTFINSAYLRQGRADEFMLKRPTERKEILAELLKLTQYDDLEERAKESSRQFKARAEELERSLESIKTQLQQREFTAAQRAELEAELNQLQQVQAFENIQLQSLQVVQHQRQNWEQQLSFVRQQYQNLTQDCDRLHQEQSSVKTQLADLTATLNQEAEIKNGYAHYQSLQSQEEAFAAKFEQHTRATALRQQKQQQLTGQIHDIERKLQQAQAQLEALAQQEQEIQQTLSKSGEVEAALGQLSAARRRVVQLDELQMQVLPLLQQRQSLQSHLDRIQASLVARLEQIQATENQLQRSSQRYPELQQAVMAVAMQIEQMEKDKVYLQRIQEKGQERRHFIERLQAQQREYERLLGELDQKLQMLRNPDAICPLCERPLDEHHWNRVADKTKAEYKDTEEQLWVFREQMACTDREIQVLRQKYREVSQNLSPYDSLREQRGQLAAQLESTSDAEEQLNQLTQERQHLERSLQIGDYAHDKQQELRQLDEYLQQLNYNEQDHALARSEVERWRWAEIKQGQIKDALKRQTHLAARKPELQAAIAQLQIRIQQEQTDSDCAQQIAALERQIAEIGYSSEQHNNLRQAVRQGQAWQLRYQQLLSAQQQYPQLQGRLQELEAAKTTRLNERQKLASQIDEIVQQLAQSANPIEQIQALEQQLAIRRRQLDEQIAKLGRLEQLAHQLETLQVQYEEQQQQLQACKKQYRVYHELALAFGKNGIQALMIENVLPQLEAETNQLLSRLSANQLHVQFITQKAGRSGKSTKKNAKLIDTLDILIADAKGTRAYETYSGGEAFRINFAIRLAMAKLLAQRAGAALQLLIIDEGFGTQDAEGCDRLIAAINAIASDFACILTVTHMPHLKEAFQARIEVHKTQQGSQVQLLV
- a CDS encoding putative phosphoketolase, whose amino-acid sequence is MTLAISPQTKPLTDEELHKINAYWRAANYLSVGQIYLLDNPLLKEPLKIEHVKPRLLGHWGTTPGLNFIYVHLNRIIKKYDTDMIYIAGPGHGGPGLVANTYLEGTYSEYYPNISQDAEGMKQLFKQFSFPGGIPSHVAPETPGSIHEGGELGYALVHAYGAAFDNPDLIVAAVVGDGEAETGALAASWHSNKFLNPVNDGAVLPILHLNGYKIANPTVLSRLSDAEVESLFVGYGYKPYFVEGSDPTDVHQQMAATLDTVISEIQNIQREARIHGFKERPRWPMIVLRTPKGWTGPKEVDGKKTEDFWRSHQVPFGAIAQQPEHLKLLEDWMKSYKPEELFDTNGKLIPELAQLAPTGLRRMGDNPHANGGILLRDLKMPKFQDYAVNVTQPGKIEAEATRVTGQFLRDVMKLNMESRNFRVFGPDETASNRLDALFEVTDRTWVSKILPEDEHLSPNGRVMEILSETNCQGWLEGYLLTGRHGFFSCYEAFIHIIDSMFNQHAKWLKTTRHISWRRPIASLNYLLTSHVWRQDHNGFSHQDPGFIDHVVNKKSEVIRVYLPPDANTLLSVTDHCLRSRNYVNVIIAGKQPALQYLDIDAAIKHCTKGIGIWEWASSDQGSEPDVVMACAGDVPTLETLAAVDMLRQYFPDLKVRVVNVVDLMTLQPKSEHPHGLSPKDFDTIFTTDKPVIFAFHGYPWLIHRLTYRHTNHQNLHVRGYKEEGTTTTPFDMVVLNDLDRYHLVMDVIDRVPQLGSKAAYIKQRLQDKLIEHKHYISQHGEDLPEVRHWQWPY
- a CDS encoding glyceraldehyde-3-phosphate dehydrogenase, producing MTKLKVGINGFGRIGRLVLRAGIYNPNIEFVGINDLVPPDNLAYLLKYDSTHGQFKGKVEAKEDGIVIDEHFIPCVSVRNPAELPWGKLGVDYVVESTGLFTDYEGASKHLTAGAKRVIISAPTKDPDRVPTLLMGVNHDLFDPSKHLIVSNASCTTNCLAPVAKVINDNFGLTEGLMTTVHAMTATQPTVDGPSKKDWRGGRGAAQNIIPSSTGAAKAVALVLPELKGKLTGMALRVPTPDVSVVDLTFKTAKSTSYKEICAAMQQAASGQLAGILGYTDEEVVSTDFQGDTRSSIFDAGAGIELNSNFFKVVSWYDNEWGYSNRVVDQLLSMAQKEQLLAVAA
- a CDS encoding pyruvate kinase; translation: MRRTKIICTVGPASSAPEKLQALVEAGMNVARLNFSHGAHEFHGQTAKYLRQISADRQKPVAIMQDLCGPKIRLGVLPPEGLNVEAGEEVTFVLQDKGNSIDELPLPLPTLFAMVRPGEPILINDGRVKLIVTDRDADKIRALVKIGGLISTHKGVNLPETPLPVSSITEKDLMDLRFGIQIGVDFAAVSFVRSPQDLEPAQRMIEAAGAAIRLIAKIERPEAVERFDSILQVADGIMIARGDLGVEVPIHEVPLIQKDIIRRCNQAGKPVITATQMLESMISSPDPTRAEATDVANSILDGTDAVMLSGETAVGQYPEAAVQIMHNIAVRTEQALQEGGKHSWCHEAGSLSVTESVAEAVCRIAYETGAKAILCNTTSGSTAKLVSKYRPSAPIIALTPDENSYRQLALSWGVEPIFIPPVHNAEEMFINVVNTVADTGLVNEGDKVVITSGVPIGKSGTTSLIKVHSIGQPILA
- the tal gene encoding transaldolase encodes the protein MSKNLLEQLREFTVVVADTGDIKAIEKFTPRDATTNPSLITAAAQMPEYQDIVDETLLQAKKDAGTGASQAQIVSLAFDRLAVSFGLKILQIIPGRVSTEVDARLSYDTEATVTKGREIIAQYKAAGIGPERILIKIASTWEGIKAAEILEKEGIHCNLTLLFGLHQAIACAEAGVTLISPFVGRILDWYKKSTGRDSYPSAEDPGVVSVTTIYNYYKKFGHKTEVMGASFRNVGEITELAGCDLLTISPSLLGELQATIGELPRKLDPSKAASMDIAKISIDKATFDKMHAEDQMAYDKLDEGIKGFTKALEDLEKLLADRLSSLEVVASH